The Longimicrobiales bacterium nucleotide sequence CCTCGGCGTCCGGGACCTGGAACTGAACGAGTGCGTCGCGTACGTCCATGATGTATGCCGCAGCCTCATAACTCCACCGCGCGGAGACCTCGCCGCGCACGCCGATCTCGGAGCTCAGCGTGCGCTGCGGCTCGAGCTGCGTGTTGAAGCCGACGGGGCAGCACGGTGATCCGGGAGCGGGCGGTGCGTTCAGCAGCTCGGTGGTCGTCGGTGTCTGGAATGCTGAAGCGATGTTGGCGAAAACCGTCGCGCGCGGGAGAGCGAACGTGACACCGGCCATGAAGCTGGGTGCATGGAGCGTGCGTTCTCCGGACTCGTCCGCCACTGCGTCGCGCCGGTCGATGGTCTCGAAGTGCACGGCGTCATAGCGTCCGCCGATCGTGAGTCCGAGTGCACCGAGATCCAGACGGGCCTGGGCGAAAGGCCCGATGCTCGCCACACGATCCTCCTGGTCGCGCCGCGGCGCCCCTGCGGGCTCACCCGCGTCGTTGGCGAACTCGAGCCGGTCATCTCGCTGTGCTTCGGCGTCGACGCCAACGGTGATGGCTGTGCGGCCGAAGCCGCGTTCGTGCAGGGCACGCACTCCCCCTGCCGTGCGACCGAGATCGATGACGGCGAACGGGAGCGGGTTCTCCAGCGTGCGGCGGAGCACGTGGGCCGACACATCCGTGCGCCGGTGCGCGACCTCATGCTGGAGGCGCACGCCTGCCTGCGCCTGACGCATGCTCTCGCCGGATTCCGTTGCGACGTTGCGCGGCCACGCCATGTCGGGCGTGCTGCGGGCGGAATCGAACGGCAGGGACCCGGGGTTCTCGGCCACAGGCATATCGGCGACATTGACGACGACCGTGAGGCGGGCCGCCTCGCTGACGGCATATCCGGCACGCGCGTTCAGCAACGTCTGCCGTGCGCGACCGTGGTCGCGGTAACCGTCCGCGTTCAGCCGTGAGACGCTGACCAGATAGTCGAAGGCACCGGCTGTTTCGGCCATCTTCGCCTGCGCCTTCCACAGCCTCGTGATCTCGCCGCGACCCTGGTCCCCTATCGTGACGCGTGCTTCAGCCGAGCGCGGACCGGGCGCGGGCTCCGTCTCGACCGCGATCACACCGCCCGCTGCGTTGCCGAACAGCGACGAGGCC carries:
- a CDS encoding TonB-dependent receptor yields the protein MKLATAGSLAAVCALVVSVAPLAGQTPPDTSRFRLDTLQVPITRTAVAAARAPVSLSLVGRDRIQVARATVGLDEALSSIPGLIVDNRQNFSLGSRIIIRGLGARAAFGVRGVRVMVDGIPLTMPDGQTNLNNVDLGSAGSIHVLRGPASSLFGNAAGGVIAVETEPAPGPRSAEARVTIGDQGRGEITRLWKAQAKMAETAGAFDYLVSVSRLNADGYRDHGRARQTLLNARAGYAVSEAARLTVVVNVADMPVAENPGSLPFDSARSTPDMAWPRNVATESGESMRQAQAGVRLQHEVAHRRTDVSAHVLRRTLENPLPFAVIDLGRTAGGVRALHERGFGRTAITVGVDAEAQRDDRLEFANDAGEPAGAPRRDQEDRVASIGPFAQARLDLGALGLTIGGRYDAVHFETIDRRDAVADESGERTLHAPSFMAGVTFALPRATVFANIASAFQTPTTTELLNAPPAPGSPCCPVGFNTQLEPQRTLSSEIGVRGEVSARWSYEAAAYIMDVRDALVQFQVPDAEGRDFFRNAGRTRNRGVELATYAAITPAITLSASYALTDVRFRDDGSADSDFEGNRVPGITPHRLFAAASWSAAASSVTLEAQHNATQYADDANSAANPAYTILDLRAHTVFAVGAFDLAPFVAVNNILDEKYFGSLTVNAAAARYYEPAPGRNVLIGASIRTGGWRRR